Proteins encoded within one genomic window of Halodesulfurarchaeum formicicum:
- a CDS encoding replication factor C large subunit, with translation MADWTERYRPTTLGEVRGNDSARDEFEEWADTWPDHREAVILHGSPGIGKTSAAHALAADKGWDAVELNASDQRTGDIIDHVAGEAARTGTLGGGTGGRKLIILDEADNLHGTVDRGGTGAITRLVKDATQPVVLIANEFYDMSRGLRNACRDIEFRDVSKRSILPVLRDICRREDVTYEDTALEAIAEKNDGDLRSAINDLQALAEENQLLTAEDVVTGDRDSTADIFPFLDVVLKEGDAETALKTGYDVDETPDDLIHWIEDNMPKDYEGAELARAYDALATGDRWLGRVRATQDYSYWRYVSDNAVAGVAAAREGTKGGWTRYGPPSYWSKLGRSRGTRETRDYVARKIAEVAGLSMGTARRAVLPYLAAMTHHCKNRELTVAMAAAYELDESHVAFVTGSGEDTNKVQSIVEDARSLREEAAVEHSGGAFAGSHGSQSEGIETEPAQGAEEPSESESAAEDEEEEEDSQSGLDDFF, from the coding sequence ACCCTCGGCGAGGTCCGCGGGAACGACTCGGCCCGCGACGAGTTCGAGGAGTGGGCCGACACCTGGCCGGACCACCGCGAGGCGGTCATCCTGCATGGCTCACCGGGCATCGGCAAGACCTCCGCAGCCCACGCGCTGGCCGCGGACAAGGGCTGGGACGCCGTCGAGCTCAACGCGAGCGACCAGCGAACTGGGGACATCATCGACCACGTGGCCGGGGAAGCCGCCCGCACCGGCACGCTCGGGGGCGGCACGGGTGGTCGCAAACTCATCATCCTCGACGAGGCCGACAACCTCCATGGGACCGTCGACCGGGGCGGAACGGGAGCGATCACACGACTGGTCAAAGACGCCACCCAGCCGGTCGTGCTCATCGCAAACGAGTTCTACGACATGTCCCGGGGCCTACGAAACGCCTGCCGGGACATCGAGTTTCGGGACGTCTCGAAGCGCTCGATCCTGCCCGTGCTGCGTGACATCTGCCGTCGTGAGGACGTGACCTACGAGGACACAGCCCTGGAGGCCATCGCGGAGAAGAACGATGGGGACCTGCGCTCGGCCATCAACGACCTGCAGGCTTTAGCCGAGGAGAATCAGCTCCTCACGGCCGAAGACGTGGTCACGGGCGATCGGGACTCGACGGCGGATATCTTCCCGTTCCTCGATGTCGTCCTCAAGGAAGGCGATGCCGAAACGGCGCTCAAGACCGGCTACGACGTGGACGAGACCCCCGACGACCTGATCCACTGGATCGAGGACAACATGCCCAAGGATTACGAGGGGGCAGAACTGGCCCGGGCCTACGACGCGCTCGCGACCGGCGACCGATGGCTGGGTCGGGTTCGGGCAACCCAGGACTACAGCTACTGGCGGTACGTGAGCGACAACGCCGTCGCAGGGGTGGCCGCCGCCCGGGAGGGGACGAAAGGCGGCTGGACACGCTACGGCCCGCCGAGTTACTGGTCGAAGCTCGGTCGCTCGCGGGGCACGCGGGAGACCCGCGACTACGTGGCCCGAAAGATCGCGGAAGTCGCCGGGTTGAGCATGGGGACGGCCCGGCGAGCGGTCCTCCCCTATCTCGCGGCGATGACCCATCACTGCAAGAACCGGGAACTGACCGTCGCCATGGCCGCAGCCTACGAGCTAGACGAGTCACACGTCGCCTTCGTCACGGGGAGCGGCGAGGACACCAACAAGGTCCAGTCGATCGTCGAGGACGCTCGCTCGCTCCGGGAGGAAGCCGCCGTCGAGCATTCGGGTGGGGCCTTTGCGGGGAGCCACGGGTCCCAGTCCGAAGGGATCGAAACGGAGCCAGCACAAGGGGCCGAGGAACCGAGCGAATCCGAGTCGGCTGCGGAAGACGAAGAGGAAGAGGAGGACTCTCAGTCCGGCCTGGACGACTTCTTTTGA